The sequence below is a genomic window from Synechococcus sp. PCC 7335.
CCTTTGTTGATCAAACTGTGAAATTGTTCGACGTCCGGTAAATCACCTAGCGCGTGGGTACAAGTAGGAGAGTGCTTTAAAGGTTTTGGATAGATAGGCAAGCATGTGTTGTTTCTAGCCCCGACTAGGAACAATCTCTCTCTATTTTGAGGGATGCCATAGTTGCGAGCGTTCAGCACTTGCCATGGGTCAACCAAGCGGTAGTTGATCGCGGCGATTTGATCGATAATCGCTTCTAGAACGGGTCGATTGCGATCACACGTCAATCCTTTCACGTTTTCAAACACAAAGTAGCTAGGTTGAAGCTCATCAACTAGTCGCAAAAAGTCTTTGACTAGTTCATTGCGTGGATCACATAGCGAACGCGGCCCCATTACAGAAAATCCTTGGCAGGGCGCACCGCCAATCACAGCTGTGATCGGCTGTTGAGAGGATAGCTTTGCAACAGAAAGAATCTCCTTGCCGGTAACTTCTTTGACCGATCGGGGAATCACTTTGCACAACGGGAAGTTAAACCGATGAACTGCAGCATGGATGGGATCAATTTCTATGGCTACAGGCACATCGAAACCCGCTTGCTCGAAGCCTAGGCACAGTCCTCCAGCTCCGGCAAATAGGTCAATCGCGATTGGTCTGTTGTTTTCAGCACTGTCCATGCGACATACTCTACTGCATTATTCCTCCTATTCAAGAATTAGAACAGGGAGAACAGAGCAACGTTATTTCACGTAGATTGAGACAATCGGCGTCAACAGTATATTCAGCTCTGCCTATGCTGCGCAGATGTTACAAGTTTCGTGCCTCTACTTCTTTGTCTATATCTATTGAGCGAACGAGTTCCTGGGTGGTCATAGCTAGGCAACTACGCTTTAGATCGAATAGTCTTTTGTACAACTCTGCAGTGTGAGGCCAACCGACGAAGCCAGCAAAGAGACAGTCTCCTGCATAATTAGCTAAAAAGACGTGGTGAATACCCATACGGTTCTGCCAGGTGCGTAGGATAAGGCCACGGGGCAATAAAGACCAAAGTTGAGATCTCTCGAAGCCTTTGTAGCAAGCGTCAGTGATACCGGGGATAGCTTGTAGCTGATGAATAACGTAACTAGAAAAGCTTTCTATTGGCTGCGGTAAACAGAGGTGATCGTTGCTGCGCCAAAACTGCTGAATGATCTTTGCAACGGCTGGATCCCTTTTCATCCGGATATGATTGATATCGGGAACTACTATGTAGCTTGCCCGGTTAAATTTAGTACACTCTACTGACACTACACCGTCACTCCCTTCTAAATAATCGCCAGCAATGATTAAAGTAGGCACTGCGGTGGCAATGCGTTCGGCTAGCGCCCGTCGATTGCGGCCAAGATCTCTGGCGATGCCAATGCCTAGTTCAAACGGATCAATCAGCCTACCTAGATCGGCGCCGCCTACCGGAGAGGCCACGAGCACAAGTGATTCGACTAACGGCCACCATTCAGGATGACGGGCTAAGACTTCTAGCCATATTAAGCCACCCATGGAATGGCCAACGATTCTAATTGGAATACCGGGATGTTCGGCCTGGGTTTGCTCTGCGATCGCCTCTACGCGATCAATCAGTGGCTCGATACGAATCCAGGTATTAACAAAGCCTAGGTTCGGCACGACTACCTTGGCGGTGGGACTAGCAACTGTCTTAGCTAACTGGCCGATGCCTTGGTTGATATCAGCCCAGCCGTGCTGAGCGTAGAGAATATAGTCAGGTGAAAAAGGCATGAACTCAGGAAAGGATAGCGGGTGGAGGGGCAGTGATAGCGATGGATTGACCCGTGCGGGGATGAGCGAATTGAAGGCGATGGGCATGTAAGTGATAGCCACAATCGCCAGGAAGAGCGTAGCCATGCGGATCGGGAACGCCGCCAGCAGAATATAGCGGGTCGCCTAGAAGCGGATAGCCTGCAGCAGCGAGGTGGATACGGATTTGGTGAGGTCTGCCAGTTTGGATAGTGATCTCAACTAGGGTAGAGTGAGCCCGACGCCGAAGAACGCTGCCTTCGCTACGAGAAACCATACTATTGATTGGGCCAATTGTCTTTTCATGCGAGTGCGCATCCCTCAGGTGGCCATAGATATAGCCGAGCCGAGTATGCGGTAGTTTACCGATAGGGTAAGTGCAGATGAAGCGATCGCGTAGCTGATCAGGCGTGGTCGGAGCGATCAACGCACGATAGGTTTTGCCTAAAGTACAAGTGCTGGCGGTGTTGGGGGTAGTGTTAGAGCTGAGGTTGGCGCTACGCTTCCTAAATTGCTCAGAGAGCTGGACTTTAGCAATGTGTGATTTGGCTATTAGCATAGCCCCAGATGTGCCGCGCCCCAGGCGATGAACAGGGGCAGACTGACAGTCGCGATAGCGGACTCGAAGCTGGTAGAGCAAGGTATGTTCTAGGAAGCCACCGCTAGGTAAGACAGGAAGGCCAGCAGGTTTGTTAATGACCCATAGGTCTTCGTCTTCGTAGAGAACATCAAAATCAAGCGGGACAGCGGGTTCTTCCCAGGGTGATCGCGCATAGCTTAAGATCTGCCCTAGCTTTAGCAGCGTATTTTCTTGGGTGCGATCGCCATCAAGTAGAATCTGTTCCGTTTCAATTCGCGCTTTCCAAACGGCTCGCTTTGAGTGTCGATAGCGCTGAGTATAGAAATCTAGCACGGTCTGACCAACCGCCGCTGCCGGTACCTTGTCTAAATAGGTCCATCCTTGATTTAGCAAGCTTTGTTCTCTTTAAACATTCTCTCTTCAAACACTCTTTTTTCTTCGCTAGAAACCACTTGTATGCCAACTACGATGGTACGACCTCACGATTTTTCATCTGCGCTTAGTGGTTCTTCAGATAATCTATCGCGGGGTAGCGATGAACCTTCATCTTTTTACATTACATTTGACACTACACTTGCTGGCTAGACATTTGATGGCATTCAACTTTTTTCCTGGCTTTCATCATCATCTGCTCAAACGCAGTTTAGTTTGTAGCTTGCTAATACTCTGCCTTCTGAGTGGCCTACTTAGCGGCTGTGCCATCCCAAGAGTCAGCGCCGAGGATCGGTTATTTCTAGATGTTTCCGTGGAGCTTGTAGGCAGTGCAACGCTAGAAAAACAGACATTTGAGGGTGAATCGGTAGGTGGAATCTCTGCGATCGCCTACGACGTGCCTAATGACTGCCTCTATGCACTGTCTGATAGCCGCGATCGCCCTCGCTTCTACACCCTGAAAATCAGCAATCTCTCCCCTTCAACTTCCCCATCTCCTACAGCCTCTGAGCGCAGTCCAATTATATCTATCGAATCGGTTACCTATCTCACCGATGGCGCTGGCAATCCTTTCCCTGCTGGCACCCTGGATCCCGAAGGGATGGCCCTTACTCCCACCGGCACTTTGCTCATCTCTACCGAAGGCTCTCCTCGTCGTCAGATTATGCCTACTGTGGGTGAATACGATATCGCTACTGGCCAGCTCAAAACGGCCATTCAGGTTCCTGCTCGTTATCTGCCTGATGTCCCGCCTGACGATAGTGAAGGACAAACCCTCGGTGTTCAAGAAAACCTAAGCTTTGAAGCACTTGCCATTAATGTTTCTTCCGGTACAGGCGGCGTTTACGAGCCGTATCGCTTGTTCGTTGCTACTGAAGGCCCACTGCTACAAGATCTAGATTTTGAACCCGAAGTCCCTTACAAAAATAGATTGATCCACTACACCATCAGTCCTTACCAAACCACGCTAATCTCAGAGCATCTGTACGAAATGGATATTGCTCCTACAGGCGCAATCCTTCATGGTTTATCGGAAATTGCAGTCCTTGACCAAAGTGGACACTTTTTGAGTTTAGAGCGCTCTTTTGGACTGAGTGGCTTTACGCTAAAGCTATTTCAGTTAGCTTCGGGTGGTGCTACCGACATTAGCGCTGTCGAGTCATTGAAAGGAAACACCAGCGGCATTAGCCCCATTCGCAAACAGCTAGTGCTAGATTTTGCCGATCTACAGCTACCATTACAAAACTATGAGGCTATGACGTTTGGACCAACTTGGCGCGATCGCTCAGAGTCTCAGAAAACCCTTAGCCGCAGCCTTTTGATTATGAGTGATGACAATTTCTCAAACGATCAAGAAACTAGCCTGTTAGTCTTTCAACTCAAGCAGAGGTGATTTGAGGCTAGACGTAGGTGAGTATGTCCAGCAACTACAAAGGAGGCAGAATCAGCGGAAAGCTCTTCGTAGGTATCAAGGTTGTGCATTAGAACAGAAATGCGACTATCCCCGTTTCTTGTTCTATTCCCTTCTATTTTGCTACGCTTAGCTTTTGTACTCAGCTGCTTTTGTACCCAGCTGCGGTACGGGGGGACAAGATGCCCACTATAGTTGAAGCGATCGCCAGTTGAAGCGATCGCCAGTTGAAGCGCTCACCCCTGATTAAAATCACCCAGGCAGAGACACAACAACCTAATGCTCAACGCTGTCGATAGGTTTTGACTACGCTACAGCAGTAAAAATACCCTCTCTGTACTGCTTCAGGTTGTTTCAGGTAGGATCTTATGGGAATGACTAGACTGATGTTGAAAGCACAGATCTTTTCCCAAGATTTCTACCGTTGTTCAATCGACAGTGTTAAATAGATAGTCACCCAAAGTTCTATCTTTAGACGGACGTTTACAAATGGCGAATGGTTCAATCTCGCGTTCGCTTTAAACTTGTCTTAAACAGCGAACGGTCGCGCCTTTTCGACTTTTACGCCAAGATAGAAAAACTTCGTTGGCCACGTCCTGATTATCTGCAAGATGGCTAAAAATCCGCCAGTGTTTGAACTTTAGCTAACCTACTACATTTGACCACCTAGGTTTTCCATGTCCGTTAGGTCTCTTTTACAGATAGCTGTTTGTAAGAAATACCCATCAAGCGCCCTAAACCTGATAAATTGAGCATCAGCAAAGAACACTAATTAAAGGTTTCATAAAGAAGCAACATGCGAGTCTTAGTAATCGGTGGTGATGGATACTGCGGCTGGGCAACAGCGCTCTATCTCTCCAATAAAGGTCATGATGTAGCGATTCTAGATAACCTTGTGCGCAGGCTCTGGGATATGGAGCTCCAGTCTGAAACTCTGACTCCGATTGCGCCTATCCAAACTCGGCTGCAGCGTTGGAAGGATCTAACTGGTAAAGACATCGAACTCTTTATTGGTGATGTCAACAACTATCCGTTCTTAGAACGCTCCATGCTTCAGTTTCAGCCAGATGCGGTCGTGCACTTTGGCGAACAGCGATCTGCCCCTTTCTCGATGATTGACCGCGAACATGCCGTCATGACCCAGTCCAATAATGTTTTGGGCAATCTAAACCTGCTCTACGCGCTACGCGACCATTTCCCAGAGTGTCACCTGATTAAGCTTGGCACCATGGGTGAATATGGCACGCCCAATATCGACATTGAAGAAGGCTACATTACCATCAAGCACAACGGACGAGAAGATACCCTTCCTTTCCCGAAGAGTCCTGGTTCCTTCTACCACCTCAGTAAAGTCCACGACACTCACAACATTCATTTTGCCTGTAAGATTTGGGGCCTGCGAGCAACTGATCTAAACCAGGGTATTGTCTACGGCGTACTGACAGAAGAAACCGGAATGGATGAGCTGTTGATCAATCGCCTTGACTATGATGGTGTTTTTGGCACGGCGCTCAACCGCTTCTGCATTCAGGCTGCTGTGGGTCATCCCCTAACTGTTTATGGTAAGGGTAGTCAGACAAGGGCTTTGCTAGATATCCGCGATACCGTTCGCTGCATTGAGATCGCCTGTGAAAACCCAGCCAACGAGGGTGAGTTTAGAGTCTTTAACCAGTTTACAGAAATGTTTAGCATCAACGATCTGGCGATGATGGTGAAGAAAGCCGGGAATACGCTAGGCCTAGATGTAGAAGTCACTAACTTAGACAACCCCCGCGTCGAAGCAGAAGAGCACTATTTCAACGCGAAGAACACTAAGCTAATTGACCTTGGTTTAGAGCCGCATATGCTTTCTGATTCCCTGTTAGATTCTGTACTGAATACCGCTATAAAATATAGACACAGAGTCGATAAGAAACAGATTCTACCTACTGTTAGCTGGCGTCGATAGCACTCCAGTTTTATGAGCTTCTAAACTCTCGAGAAAAAGGTCGGTTTGTCATTGTTACAAGCTGACCTTTCGCATAGTCACCTGCCTTTATCATTTGATGCTTACTTGTCCTGAGTATTATTTCGCCAATCGAATGTAGTCACAGTCCACTTCCCATATTCATGATCGTCTATGCGTATTGCTATTTTTACTGAAACCTTTCTTCCCAAAGTAGACGGTATTGTTACTCGACTTAAGCATACCGTTGAATATCTTCAGAGCTTTGGCAATGAGGTATGTGTGTTTTGCCCTGAAGGGGGTTTGACAGAATACAAAGGTGCAAAGGTTAAAGGCGTTTCTGGCTTTCCACTACCGCTCTACCCTGAGCTGAAGCTAGCGTTTCCTCGACCTTCAATGCGTGAGGCAATAGAAGATTTTGATCCTGATTTGATTCATGTCGTCAATCCGGCGGTGCTGGGCTTAGGTGGAATTTACTACAGTAAGGCTTTGAATATTCCGCTGGTGGCCTCTTATCATACGCATCTTCCGAAGTATTTAGAACACTACAACTTAGGGCTATTAGAAGGGGTGCTGTGGGAGCTGCTAAAGGCGATGCACAACCAGGCAGCGATCAATCTATGTACGTCTACAGCGATGCAGCAAGAATTGACTGAGCATGAGATTGAACGGGTCAGAGTGTGGCAAAGAGGGGTAGACACTGAGCTATTTCGGCCTGACTTAAGGAGTGAGGAGATGCGATCGCGTCTCACCCAAGGTCATCCAGAGGCGCCTATCTTGATCTATATTGGTCGTCTTTCTGCCGAGAAAGAGATCGACCGGATTAAACCTGTGCTCGAATCCATTCCAGATGCGAGGTTGGCGCTAGTGGGCGATGGTCCTTATCGTGAGGAGCTAGAAGAACACTTTGAGGGAACGCCGACTCACTTTGTGGGATATTTAGCTGGTGAGGAGCTAGGCGCGGCCTATGCCTCAGCAGACGCGTTTATCTTCCCCTCTAGGACAGAAACATTGGGTCTAGTGTTATTAGAGGCGATGGCGGCGGGCTGTCCGGTGATTGCCGCAGACGCAGGCGGTATTCCAGACATTGTGACCAATGGAGTGAATGGCTTTATGTTTGACCCAGCAGATGAGCAGGGTGCAATTACTGCTACACAAAAGCTGTTAGGAATGAAGGCAGAAAAAGAATTGCTGCGGCAGAATGCCAGAGTAGAAGCGGAGCGCTGGGGCTGGGAAGGCGCAACTCGCCAGCTGGAGAGATTCTACATTGAGGTGCTAAATGCAGGGATAGGTGCGATCGCAGCATAAACAACCCACTTCTTATTAGCCTCTATCCCTTGCTCTTTGCAAGATAGTACGAACATCTCCTTCTACCGGTTCAGTAGGAATAGGCTGCGCATCTTCTTCTACCGGTTCAGTAGGAATAGGTTGCGTATCTTCTACTTCTTCTCTAGCCGCTGCAGGCGCTAGAGAGTCTTCAAGCAGGGGGTCTTCAGTGGGTTCCTCAATAGGTGCATTGCTAATCTCACAACACTCTAGGATCGGAACACCGACTAACTCTGAGACATCTAGAGCTGTCAGAAAGTACTGCCATTCCTGCTCGATAATTGGATCGTTTGGCCGTAGGTTTCGCAAACTAGCTAGCTCAGTCAACGCGTCTTGCAAGAATCCAGCGTTAGCATAAAGTGCGGCGCGATTTTGGCTGTTAGCTGCATTTAGATTGTTAGTAAGACTAGGGTCTGGTGAGCGTCTTTCTATCCATCCATTCACTGTAGTACGTTCGGTTTCGTCACAATCAACAGTGACAGACCACTGATAGGGTGTGTTGAACGATAGCGAAATTGGTAGAGGAGCTGCAACGATACCGTCACTATCAGCACTACCTGACAGGCGACCCTGATATAGCAGGCGATCGCTACTGTCTCTTATCACGAACTCTGTTGAAGTATGGGTCAAAGCCTGAGGCAAATAGAACCATAAACTAGGCCGAGCTAGTGTCGTTAGTGTGCCTACAGTTTCACTGGTACGAGTATTGCCTAGTTCAGTGACTACTTGTGTATCAGCATAGGTAATCGCGCTCAAAGGCAACCCTGACGATTGACAGCTTTTTTTAGCACTATTGTCTCTACGTCTGCTACCGGGTCTGCCCGGGTTGATAAGTTCGCTAGGGTCAAGCTCAATTGGTAAGGGCGGCAGCTGCTGTGCTGCGGCTGATTCGGATAGAAAGAATGATAGAGCGCTAAGGACGATCACACCTAGGACATTTCGACTTAACCTTAATAGGCTCTGGCTCAATAGGCTCTGACTCAATAGGCTCTGGCGCGACTGTACTTGGCCTCTAAAAATGAGCATCGGAGATGAGCATTGGGGTAGAACGAGCTTGTAATTTGTCTCCATCAAGCGTTTGGTTGAGTAGCTATAGCGGATTGTATTTGCGATCGCCACCTATCTGCTCGCGGTGAGGCTAGCACAATTCGCTTATAGTAACCGTCTGTTATATCCAAGCAGAGGCAGCTCTGCTCTCCTTGGACGTACCAAAACTCTCGACCTCGTTCAGTATAGTAGGTACCTGCTTTGATCAGTCCAGGCACATAGGTACCCGGGGCTCTAAGTTCTTGCCAACTCGTGCGAGGCCGCTCCAAGCGAATGCTTTGAACATGAGAAAGCGGCACTTCAATCCATTGACTGATATGAAAGCTCCATAGCCGCTCTATAGGCTCGAGCTGAATTTTGATCACGTCGTCGTTGAGATTGATATCCATGATGATCACTAACCCTATGAAAGTCGGCGTAATTGCCTAATCGCTGACGAAACGCTATGGTAATAGCCTTATTTCTATTCGATTAAGCCTTGAGCGAAGAGTCAATTATCAAAGACCTGATTTCTCTCTGTAGATACAGCTGATCTCACCACTATTCCGCTACGCTAGCTTGAGCTACTCACCTGTCAATTTTTCCACGGAGTACTTTTTAATGTCCGCTAATACACCGCTAACAGGCTTGACTTTAATTGACTGTGCTAAGGCGAATGCTCCACAGGGTGCCGAGGTTGCTGCGCGTCTTTGCGGCTATGGCGAAGATGTCAGCACCTTTCGTCAGGCACTGATCAAGGCGGGCGAGGACGCGGGCATTACTTTAACTGGCGTCGATGATCTAATTATTGAGCCAACGGTTGCCAGCATTAATCAGCCAGTATCTGACATGGGCGCAAACTAGTCGCGGTAGCAAGCAGAGGGAGAGATCGGCAATATATAGCGATTAATTGTTTCTTCCGGGAATAAAGCTCGTACTAATCCGCTTGATCACTCGGTTGGCGATATCTGCATAGCTAACTTCACCGGCTAGGATCTGTCCTAACCGCTTAGTTGCAGTTGGGCGTTTGATTCCTACCCGATAGCCAATTTTGGGTACTCGAAAAAAGACGGTAGCAATCCGCTGAGCCCACTGCATATCGGCTCCCCAGCTTTCGTGGATGAGCTGAGTGTAATTAGCGATCGCCCCTTTATCTCCTTCTATGGCCGCCTTCACAGCCTGTGCTGCCAACATTGCGCTATACATTGCCGGACGAATCCCTTCTGCTGTCAGCGGATCGACAATTGCGGCTGCCTCACCGACTATCAGCGCTTGAGTTGTATGCAGCGGATAGTTGCCATCCCATAGCTTTAGCGGATGTGTATAGAAGCTTCCTTGGTCGGCATTTACCTCAAAAGCAGACGCATACTGACTTAGTAGCTTCTGGGGATTGTTAATTGAATTGCCTACAAAACTACTCACTCCCATCGAGTATCCCTGCGGCTTAGGAAAGCTCCACAAGCAGCCATTTTTTGCTAGTCCAAACTCAAAGCTGAATGCTCCATGCTCAACCAATGCCGCGGTGTCAACTTCTAAGACACCTGCTTCCCTGAGCTTGTGCTCTCTAAAGCCTAGCCAGCCAGCTAGTGGTCCCTTCGCACCATCTGCTGCAATCACATATCGCCCGGTTAGCCTTTCTGCCAATCGCCTTTCTACACCACTGACAGTCGAAACCTCCCAGTGATCTCCTTCAAAGGCCACCCCGGTTACCGTCGTTTGGTCTTGGACTTTAGCACCAGCGAGCTGAGCCTGTTCGACTAGAAACTGATCGAATACTTTTCTATCCACGCTCCAGATCGGATCTGTCTCTAGCTCGGCATCTATAGCATCACCTAGTTTCCAGGTATAGCGCACCTGTCTAACTTCGCTAGCGATCGCAGGTGAAAAATCAAAGTCGAACCAGTCTGCGACACTAGGCGATACAGCTCCAGTACAGGGTTTATATCTTGGCAGCTCCGCTTTTTCTAGCAGCAGCACAGAACAGCCTGCTTTAGCAAGGTGATAAGCAGCAGTGCTACCCGCTGGGCCAGCACCAACGATAATGCAATCGAACATAAATGCCAAAATGTGGAAGTATAGTCAAGCGAGGTTGGGATCGGTGTACGACGTAACTAAAAAATTGCTTTTCTATACTGTCTGAATTGCCTTTTCCTTATCCGCTAGGGCCTCGTCAATCTGCTTAGTATACTTGTCTGTCAGCTTTTGCACTTCGTCTTGCATATCGCGCGACTCATCTTCGGAAATCTCACCGTCTTTTTCTTGCTTTTTGGCGAGATCGATGCCATCTCGCCGCACGTTGCGAACAGACACGCGGCCTTCTTCAGCATACTTACCCGCTAGCTTGGCGAATTCTTGACGGCGCTCAGTAGTCAAAGGTGGAATATTTAATCTAATCAGCGCCCCGTCAGTATTAGGAACTAGGCCAACATCTGACATAGAAATGGCTTTGGCGATTAGCTGCACAGAGCTTGGATCAAATGCCTGAATCATGAGGGTACTGGCATCAGGCGTAGTGATATTAGCGAGTGACTTTAAGCTAGTTGGACTGCCATAGTAATCCACCATGATTCGATCAAGTAGCGAGGCGCTAGCTCGCCCCGTGCGGATCGTATTGAAAGCGCGTTTGGTAGATTCTACGGCCTTCTGCATCGCCGATTCAACTTCGCCAAGATCAGCTAATTTCACAGGACTCTCCCACAATAGTTCCAATAGGTTCGCCCATCATGGCGCGGTTGATATTCCCTCTAATGGAGAGATTGAACACCCTGATGGGAATGTTGTTATCTTTACACAGCGCGATCGCCGTGCCATCCATCACCTTAAGATCTTTTGCCAATACATGACTATAGGTCAGTGACTTGTACTGCTTGGCGTCGGCATTGGTCGTCGGATCGCTATCGTAGACACCATCTACCTTGGTTGCCTTGAAGAGCACTTCAGCGCTGATTTCAGCCGCTCTTAAGGCAGCTGTGGTATCGGTAGTAAAAAAGGGGTTGCCTGAGCCCCCCCCAAAGATGACCACTCGATTCTTTTCTAGATGACGAATAGCGCGGCGGCGGATATAAGGTTCGGCCAGTTCTTGCATTGAGATAGCAGTTTGTACGCGAGTCGGTACGTCTATCCGTTCTAGGGCGTCTTGCAAAGTCATGGCGTTCATGATCGTGGCGATCATGCCAATATAGTCGGCGGTGGCCCTATCCATACCGGCTGATGATCCTTTGACACCTCTGAAGATATTGCCGCCACCGACGACAATCGCTAGTTGAATACCTTCTGCAACAACGCCTGAGATTTCTTTGGCGATCGCATCGACGATAGCTGGATCGATGCCATAGGCTAATTCTCCCATAAGGGCTTCGCCACTGAGCTTTAATAGGACTCGCTGATAGGGTTTGCCCATGCGTACTCTATAGTTAGGTGAGACAGTAATTTCTACATCAAGATAGCAGCGAAAGCGTTTGGGCGATACCCTATGCTGCTGTCAATGAGTGTTTCTTTAGCTGATAAGCTGTGCTCCCTCTATTTCTTGATTGTATTTTGGTCTTGACCTGGCTAGCAATCGTTGGCGGTCTATCGGAGGCTGCACGGCGATGGGGATATAGTCCAGAGATCCCACGTAAAATAGTTCATATTGGCGCTGGCCAGGTTATTCTGCTCGCCTGGTGGCTAGGGGTGCCTGCCTGGCTAGGAATAGTGGCTTCTATCGTATTTGGCGCGATAGCACTATTGTCCTATCGACTACCTCTTCTGCCAGGTATTAACGGCGTCGGTCGCAAAAGTCTGGGCACCTTTTT
It includes:
- a CDS encoding NAD-dependent epimerase/dehydratase family protein encodes the protein MRVLVIGGDGYCGWATALYLSNKGHDVAILDNLVRRLWDMELQSETLTPIAPIQTRLQRWKDLTGKDIELFIGDVNNYPFLERSMLQFQPDAVVHFGEQRSAPFSMIDREHAVMTQSNNVLGNLNLLYALRDHFPECHLIKLGTMGEYGTPNIDIEEGYITIKHNGREDTLPFPKSPGSFYHLSKVHDTHNIHFACKIWGLRATDLNQGIVYGVLTEETGMDELLINRLDYDGVFGTALNRFCIQAAVGHPLTVYGKGSQTRALLDIRDTVRCIEIACENPANEGEFRVFNQFTEMFSINDLAMMVKKAGNTLGLDVEVTNLDNPRVEAEEHYFNAKNTKLIDLGLEPHMLSDSLLDSVLNTAIKYRHRVDKKQILPTVSWRR
- the frr gene encoding ribosome recycling factor, producing MQKAVESTKRAFNTIRTGRASASLLDRIMVDYYGSPTSLKSLANITTPDASTLMIQAFDPSSVQLIAKAISMSDVGLVPNTDGALIRLNIPPLTTERRQEFAKLAGKYAEEGRVSVRNVRRDGIDLAKKQEKDGEISEDESRDMQDEVQKLTDKYTKQIDEALADKEKAIQTV
- a CDS encoding geranylgeranyl reductase family protein; translated protein: MFDCIIVGAGPAGSTAAYHLAKAGCSVLLLEKAELPRYKPCTGAVSPSVADWFDFDFSPAIASEVRQVRYTWKLGDAIDAELETDPIWSVDRKVFDQFLVEQAQLAGAKVQDQTTVTGVAFEGDHWEVSTVSGVERRLAERLTGRYVIAADGAKGPLAGWLGFREHKLREAGVLEVDTAALVEHGAFSFEFGLAKNGCLWSFPKPQGYSMGVSSFVGNSINNPQKLLSQYASAFEVNADQGSFYTHPLKLWDGNYPLHTTQALIVGEAAAIVDPLTAEGIRPAMYSAMLAAQAVKAAIEGDKGAIANYTQLIHESWGADMQWAQRIATVFFRVPKIGYRVGIKRPTATKRLGQILAGEVSYADIANRVIKRISTSFIPGRNN
- a CDS encoding alpha/beta fold hydrolase, which codes for MPIAFNSLIPARVNPSLSLPLHPLSFPEFMPFSPDYILYAQHGWADINQGIGQLAKTVASPTAKVVVPNLGFVNTWIRIEPLIDRVEAIAEQTQAEHPGIPIRIVGHSMGGLIWLEVLARHPEWWPLVESLVLVASPVGGADLGRLIDPFELGIGIARDLGRNRRALAERIATAVPTLIIAGDYLEGSDGVVSVECTKFNRASYIVVPDINHIRMKRDPAVAKIIQQFWRSNDHLCLPQPIESFSSYVIHQLQAIPGITDACYKGFERSQLWSLLPRGLILRTWQNRMGIHHVFLANYAGDCLFAGFVGWPHTAELYKRLFDLKRSCLAMTTQELVRSIDIDKEVEARNL
- a CDS encoding esterase-like activity of phytase family protein, translating into MAFNFFPGFHHHLLKRSLVCSLLILCLLSGLLSGCAIPRVSAEDRLFLDVSVELVGSATLEKQTFEGESVGGISAIAYDVPNDCLYALSDSRDRPRFYTLKISNLSPSTSPSPTASERSPIISIESVTYLTDGAGNPFPAGTLDPEGMALTPTGTLLISTEGSPRRQIMPTVGEYDIATGQLKTAIQVPARYLPDVPPDDSEGQTLGVQENLSFEALAINVSSGTGGVYEPYRLFVATEGPLLQDLDFEPEVPYKNRLIHYTISPYQTTLISEHLYEMDIAPTGAILHGLSEIAVLDQSGHFLSLERSFGLSGFTLKLFQLASGGATDISAVESLKGNTSGISPIRKQLVLDFADLQLPLQNYEAMTFGPTWRDRSESQKTLSRSLLIMSDDNFSNDQETSLLVFQLKQR
- a CDS encoding pseudouridine synthase, which codes for MLNQGWTYLDKVPAAAVGQTVLDFYTQRYRHSKRAVWKARIETEQILLDGDRTQENTLLKLGQILSYARSPWEEPAVPLDFDVLYEDEDLWVINKPAGLPVLPSGGFLEHTLLYQLRVRYRDCQSAPVHRLGRGTSGAMLIAKSHIAKVQLSEQFRKRSANLSSNTTPNTASTCTLGKTYRALIAPTTPDQLRDRFICTYPIGKLPHTRLGYIYGHLRDAHSHEKTIGPINSMVSRSEGSVLRRRAHSTLVEITIQTGRPHQIRIHLAAAGYPLLGDPLYSAGGVPDPHGYALPGDCGYHLHAHRLQFAHPRTGQSIAITAPPPAILS
- a CDS encoding glycosyltransferase: MRIAIFTETFLPKVDGIVTRLKHTVEYLQSFGNEVCVFCPEGGLTEYKGAKVKGVSGFPLPLYPELKLAFPRPSMREAIEDFDPDLIHVVNPAVLGLGGIYYSKALNIPLVASYHTHLPKYLEHYNLGLLEGVLWELLKAMHNQAAINLCTSTAMQQELTEHEIERVRVWQRGVDTELFRPDLRSEEMRSRLTQGHPEAPILIYIGRLSAEKEIDRIKPVLESIPDARLALVGDGPYREELEEHFEGTPTHFVGYLAGEELGAAYASADAFIFPSRTETLGLVLLEAMAAGCPVIAADAGGIPDIVTNGVNGFMFDPADEQGAITATQKLLGMKAEKELLRQNARVEAERWGWEGATRQLERFYIEVLNAGIGAIAA
- a CDS encoding DUF928 domain-containing protein; its protein translation is MLIFRGQVQSRQSLLSQSLLSQSLLRLSRNVLGVIVLSALSFFLSESAAAQQLPPLPIELDPSELINPGRPGSRRRDNSAKKSCQSSGLPLSAITYADTQVVTELGNTRTSETVGTLTTLARPSLWFYLPQALTHTSTEFVIRDSSDRLLYQGRLSGSADSDGIVAAPLPISLSFNTPYQWSVTVDCDETERTTVNGWIERRSPDPSLTNNLNAANSQNRAALYANAGFLQDALTELASLRNLRPNDPIIEQEWQYFLTALDVSELVGVPILECCEISNAPIEEPTEDPLLEDSLAPAAAREEVEDTQPIPTEPVEEDAQPIPTEPVEGDVRTILQRARDRG
- a CDS encoding DNA cytosine methyltransferase; translation: MDSAENNRPIAIDLFAGAGGLCLGFEQAGFDVPVAIEIDPIHAAVHRFNFPLCKVIPRSVKEVTGKEILSVAKLSSQQPITAVIGGAPCQGFSVMGPRSLCDPRNELVKDFLRLVDELQPSYFVFENVKGLTCDRNRPVLEAIIDQIAAINYRLVDPWQVLNARNYGIPQNRERLFLVGARNNTCLPIYPKPLKHSPTCTHALGDLPDVEQFHSLINKGEVIVCLSQPHSAYAARLRCQSRRGWYYGYRRQWDPSLLTNSIRTNHSQQSRDRFARTPPGTREPITRFFRLPPDGVCNTLRAGTDSARGSFTSPRPIHYRYARCITVREMARLHGFPDWFRFHSTKWHGARQVGNSVPPPLARAIALEILKVLDHTPTVPTQILPAGNEQLLTMVASEAAAYWGIESPIRQRNKVPSRSANSLELAKV